One Anaerolineae bacterium genomic window, CGTCAATCAGGCCATACTCCATAGCCTCGATGCCCACCCAAATTTCACCCGTAGATAATTCATCGGGCGCCATTTTGAGGGGGTTGGGGGCCACAGAGCGCTCGGCGATGACGCTGTCTCTAAAATCGTCAAAAATCAAATTTTGCTTTTGCAAAACGCCGGTGGCGCTGCCGCCGGTTGTTTTATAGGGGCCGGTGGTAATAAATTGCTCGCTCAATACTTCTGGTTGGGGTTGCCCCATGATGACGCCCACGTTGCCCACAAAAGAAGCCGGCTTGGCGTAAATCTCGTTGGCGGCTACCGCAATCTGGAAGGCTGCGCTAAAAGCGCCAATATCTACGCTGGCCACAACCGGTTTTTCTTCTCTGAGTTTGCGGATTTGAAAATAAATGTCGTGTCCGGCCGAAGCGCCGCCGCCGGGGCTGTTGACGACCAGCACCACGCCTTTGATGTCGTCGGCCTTGAGGGCGTAGTCAACCTGCCGAGACATCAGCTCCGATAACAGGTTGGTCACCTGGGTGTCCAAATTAAGCGCAGCAATTTTAGGGGTGGGAATGAGGGCCAGGGCCAGGTAATAACCTGCTACCAGGGCCAGGGCAATGACCACAAAATAGATCGCCACCGTCCATAGCAACGGCTTGACCGACCGGCTACTCTCTTGATGAGTTTGACTCATAGCATCTCCTTATACCTAGCCTTGTTCCAGGCAATCTAAAATATTTTATTAGCGATAGATTAAATCAGGATGAACCTTGCCACGATGATGTGGTTGCAGTGGAAAAGTAAAACGCGTGATGTGATTTAATTATACGTGGGAATGTTGGGTAAGACAACCTGCCCCAATATTATCATCCCCCCCAGTTAGCAAAAAAATAGCCTACACAAAAAGCAACGCTCATCAGCGAGACAATGGCCACAATGAGGATAAGGCTGCGACCCTGTAAGGGTTTATCAGGATTCCAGGTGAATTGAGCGGCAATGGCCCGGCGTTGTTCTATGCGTTTTAACTTGCCCCGAATGGCAGCCAGTAAATCTTCAGTTTCACTCGTTTTGGGCAGATAATCATCGCTGCCCAGCTCTTTGCCATAGCGAATATCTTCCAGGCTATCCTTGGCCGTCAGGAAGATAAAGGGAATATGGTTCAGATAGGGATTGTTGCGGACGTGACCATAAAAGGCATAACCGTCCATCTCTGGCATCATAATATCGGCCAGAATCAAATCTGGTAGATGGCGGTCCGGGTTTAGGTTTTTGATTTTGGCCTGAAAAACGGCAAATAGCTCGTCCAGGGCCTGCTGGCCGCTGGTGACCGTCCAAACCTCAAAGCCTTCCATTTGTAAAATCAATTGAATGCCGTCAAGAAATTCAGGGTTGTCGTCAACAACCATAATCAGGGGTTTGACTGTCTGGTTGTTTTGCGTGGGGGTATCCATTGGTCCTCCTCGTATAATAAGTTAGCCAGGAAGTGGTATCCCAGAGATAATGACCGTGCATTCAGGGCGGTCAGGTGGGCAGTTCTACGC contains:
- a CDS encoding S49 family peptidase, which gives rise to MSQTHQESSRSVKPLLWTVAIYFVVIALALVAGYYLALALIPTPKIAALNLDTQVTNLLSELMSRQVDYALKADDIKGVVLVVNSPGGGASAGHDIYFQIRKLREEKPVVASVDIGAFSAAFQIAVAANEIYAKPASFVGNVGVIMGQPQPEVLSEQFITTGPYKTTGGSATGVLQKQNLIFDDFRDSVIAERSVAPNPLKMAPDELSTGEIWVGIEAMEYGLIDALGSKLDAADAAARLAGLKNYKLVDLREEYLASLDDPALTAAMELFEDLDNQPEFDLTGQQLEYPSFYQIYIPLE
- a CDS encoding response regulator, whose product is MDTPTQNNQTVKPLIMVVDDNPEFLDGIQLILQMEGFEVWTVTSGQQALDELFAVFQAKIKNLNPDRHLPDLILADIMMPEMDGYAFYGHVRNNPYLNHIPFIFLTAKDSLEDIRYGKELGSDDYLPKTSETEDLLAAIRGKLKRIEQRRAIAAQFTWNPDKPLQGRSLILIVAIVSLMSVAFCVGYFFANWGG